From the Bdellovibrio reynosensis genome, one window contains:
- a CDS encoding GNAT family N-acetyltransferase, with translation MKSIILPLYKETKRLIIRPLESFDYENWAQAYSNMHPPQNEWDETAWDDSELTKQKFKEHLKFEKQNRLKDHFYDFGIFRKDDGVLIGTVKLMDISRGIFQNAYLGYRIFNPYWGNGYAQEACKAAMQIAFKNLDLHRVEAGIAPKNKKSIKTALAIGLKKEGLSKKRLKVNNRWQDIEIYAKTK, from the coding sequence ATGAAATCTATCATTCTGCCTCTTTATAAAGAAACAAAACGCCTGATCATTCGCCCTTTAGAGTCATTCGATTACGAAAACTGGGCCCAAGCTTATTCCAACATGCACCCCCCACAAAACGAATGGGACGAAACTGCATGGGATGATTCAGAGCTAACAAAACAAAAATTCAAAGAGCATTTAAAATTCGAAAAACAAAATCGCCTGAAAGACCACTTCTATGACTTCGGCATCTTCAGAAAAGACGATGGCGTTCTGATCGGAACAGTAAAGTTAATGGACATCAGCCGAGGCATTTTTCAAAACGCCTACCTAGGCTACAGAATCTTCAACCCCTATTGGGGAAACGGCTACGCCCAAGAAGCCTGCAAAGCCGCCATGCAAATCGCATTTAAAAACCTAGATCTACACAGAGTAGAAGCCGGCATCGCACCAAAAAACAAAAAATCCATCAAGACAGCTCTAGCCATCGGCTTAAAAAAAGAGGGCCTAAGCAAAAAACGCCTAAAAGTAAACAACCGCTGGCAAGACATAGAAATCTACGCAAAAACCAAATAG
- the apaG gene encoding Co2+/Mg2+ efflux protein ApaG has translation MATQKETTPDIQVSAKVVYIPSESKPDQGYHFFAYKIAITNKGSAPAQLMSRHWTITDSLGHKEEVRGPGVVGVQPKIQPGQTFEYDSACPLNASTGSMRGHYYFLGESGESFSVEIPEFYLIAPHALQ, from the coding sequence ATGGCAACACAAAAAGAGACAACTCCCGATATCCAAGTCAGCGCGAAAGTGGTTTACATTCCTTCGGAATCTAAGCCAGATCAGGGTTATCACTTTTTTGCGTATAAAATTGCGATCACTAATAAAGGCTCTGCTCCTGCGCAGTTGATGAGCCGTCATTGGACCATCACTGACTCACTTGGTCACAAAGAAGAAGTCCGTGGCCCTGGGGTCGTCGGGGTTCAACCGAAAATCCAACCCGGTCAAACCTTTGAATACGACAGCGCTTGTCCGTTAAACGCCTCCACCGGAAGCATGCGCGGACATTATTATTTTTTAGGCGAAAGTGGCGAAAGTTTTAGCGTCGAAATCCCAGAATTTTATTTGATCGCTCCTCACGCCTTGCAATAA
- a CDS encoding endonuclease/exonuclease/phosphatase family protein has protein sequence MFDGTPGKEVLDLKEVQWQRLSTSVYENKSLKKTQDIAKALKEINADIVMFCEVGGFESLKNFNQLFMDDVYSPCLIEGNSERNIDVGFLIRKNLNFYFDLQSNKNRPINYLYPHERQSLLTGYPVKGGITTSHKFSRDVAELRLFTTDKEKPFLIILLAHLKSRLDPDRIDPNGFERRQAEMRTLLEIYNELTHVHPELPIVVAGDFNGNASLQNTDEEFKGLYATTQLKDVLEVSALPQEARATFYQVRNGARAEGRQIDFAFINPQLAPLIKAGSAHVHRYKDEFGMAHDIPKSMDAKLSLPSDHYPVVFEIENLKIK, from the coding sequence ATGTTCGATGGAACACCTGGCAAAGAGGTTTTGGATCTGAAGGAAGTTCAGTGGCAGCGCCTGTCTACCTCCGTTTACGAAAATAAAAGCCTTAAGAAAACCCAAGACATCGCTAAAGCCCTTAAAGAGATTAACGCCGATATCGTCATGTTCTGTGAAGTCGGTGGTTTTGAGTCTCTTAAAAACTTCAACCAACTCTTTATGGATGATGTCTACTCCCCTTGTTTGATTGAAGGAAATTCTGAGCGCAATATCGACGTGGGCTTTTTAATTCGTAAAAATTTGAATTTTTACTTTGATTTGCAGTCTAATAAAAATCGTCCGATCAATTACCTTTACCCCCACGAACGACAAAGCTTGCTGACTGGTTACCCGGTGAAAGGTGGCATTACCACAAGCCATAAGTTTTCACGGGATGTGGCAGAGCTGCGACTTTTCACGACCGATAAAGAAAAGCCGTTTTTAATTATCTTGTTAGCTCACTTAAAGTCGCGCCTTGATCCTGACCGCATTGATCCTAATGGCTTTGAAAGACGCCAGGCTGAGATGCGCACTTTGCTAGAGATCTATAACGAACTCACCCATGTGCATCCGGAGTTACCCATCGTAGTCGCTGGTGACTTTAACGGGAATGCTAGTTTGCAGAACACCGATGAAGAATTTAAAGGTCTTTACGCTACAACTCAGCTTAAAGATGTTCTTGAAGTTAGTGCTTTACCTCAAGAAGCTCGCGCGACTTTTTACCAAGTTCGGAACGGGGCTCGCGCGGAAGGAAGACAGATTGATTTTGCTTTTATCAATCCGCAATTGGCTCCGCTAATTAAGGCCGGATCAGCCCATGTGCATCGTTATAAAGATGAATTCGGAATGGCCCATGATATTCCTAAATCCATGGATGCAAAATTAAGTCTGCCATCGGATCACTATCCGGTGGTTTTTGAAATTGAAAACCTGAAGATTAAATAG
- a CDS encoding M17 family metallopeptidase, whose amino-acid sequence MAKKATSAKTSSKLTIQSWVETFEFGKELKVKNELMGFVYFLGVDDVSKYTSLISQHSLDWQVDSLKKSDREFVYFVGQRGPVWILRPRKKATVGHGGLIDETSYAWARDQFGTLVSNFKAHHLKFVQIELHGTDESQDLGALVGFDMATYNFRQFNDGKHLADLPKVSIRKSLGGLEKALVRDAILRARGVNLARHLVSLPPNMLNPRTFAEMAAKKVFPASLKVSVWDTRRLVQEGMGLHVAVGQGAENGPCMVHMRYRPAKKSKLKPIAFVGKGITFDTGGLDIKPSSAMRLMKKDMGGAASIMGLASWVAESNYPGPVDFYLALAENAVDGKSFRPGDIITARNGMKVEIDNTDAEGRLVLADVLDVACTTKGADEPEYVIDVATLTGAIKVGLGAEIAGLFANDDELANALTLAGNRAGDLNWRMPLFERYWGDLSSPFADCKNSGGGFGGAITAALFLQRFVGGKKWAHLDVYAWADKAGGAITASGGSGQPVQCLIEFLVGRR is encoded by the coding sequence GTGGCTAAAAAGGCAACTAGCGCAAAAACTTCGTCAAAACTAACTATTCAATCCTGGGTTGAGACTTTTGAATTCGGCAAAGAACTTAAAGTAAAAAATGAATTGATGGGTTTTGTCTATTTCCTGGGCGTAGATGACGTTAGCAAATACACCTCTTTGATTTCCCAGCACTCTTTGGACTGGCAAGTGGATTCACTAAAGAAATCGGACCGTGAGTTTGTCTATTTCGTGGGTCAACGTGGACCTGTATGGATTTTGCGTCCTCGCAAAAAAGCAACGGTGGGTCATGGCGGTTTGATCGATGAAACTTCCTACGCTTGGGCCCGCGATCAATTCGGTACCTTGGTTTCTAACTTTAAAGCTCATCACTTAAAATTCGTACAAATCGAACTTCACGGAACTGATGAAAGCCAAGACTTAGGGGCTTTAGTTGGTTTTGATATGGCCACCTATAACTTCCGCCAGTTTAATGACGGAAAACATTTAGCGGACTTGCCAAAGGTTTCTATTAGAAAGTCTTTGGGTGGTTTGGAAAAAGCTTTAGTAAGAGACGCGATCTTGCGCGCCCGCGGAGTCAACTTAGCTCGTCACTTGGTAAGCCTTCCGCCAAATATGTTAAACCCACGCACGTTTGCTGAAATGGCAGCAAAAAAAGTATTCCCAGCTTCTTTGAAAGTTTCAGTGTGGGATACAAGAAGATTGGTTCAAGAAGGCATGGGACTGCACGTAGCTGTGGGCCAAGGTGCTGAAAATGGGCCATGCATGGTTCACATGCGCTATCGTCCCGCAAAAAAATCAAAACTAAAACCCATCGCCTTTGTTGGTAAAGGTATTACGTTTGATACGGGCGGCCTTGATATCAAGCCTTCAAGTGCCATGCGCTTAATGAAAAAAGACATGGGTGGAGCAGCCAGCATCATGGGTCTTGCTTCATGGGTTGCTGAAAGCAACTATCCAGGTCCTGTGGATTTCTATTTGGCTTTAGCTGAAAACGCGGTTGACGGAAAATCATTCCGCCCGGGCGACATCATCACGGCAAGAAATGGAATGAAGGTTGAAATCGATAACACCGATGCTGAAGGCCGTTTAGTTCTAGCGGACGTATTAGATGTGGCATGTACAACTAAAGGTGCTGACGAACCAGAATATGTGATCGACGTAGCGACCTTAACTGGAGCTATCAAAGTAGGTTTGGGTGCTGAAATTGCCGGTCTATTCGCCAACGACGATGAACTAGCAAATGCACTTACATTGGCAGGTAACAGAGCCGGCGACCTTAACTGGAGAATGCCACTTTTTGAAAGATACTGGGGCGATTTATCGTCGCCGTTTGCTGATTGTAAAAACTCGGGCGGCGGTTTTGGTGGCGCCATCACAGCGGCGTTGTTCTTACAACGTTTCGTGGGCGGTAAAAAATGGGCTCACTTAGACGTGTACGCGTGGGCGGACAAAGCAGGGGGAGCAATAACGGCAAGCGGTGGAAGTGGTCAGCCGGTTCAATGTCTGATCGAATTCTTAGTCGGTCGTCGATAA
- a CDS encoding DUF502 domain-containing protein, whose amino-acid sequence MKQLQKIFLQGLVTFLPIALTIYIIYAGITIVDSFLGDSLRRILPIYIPGLGFLLTVALIMLLGLALNNLLTGGLFQKLEQRMTQVPFIKAIYSPLRDLMNLFSKGGGPGGLQKVVFVDMGETGVRVLGLVTRENFKDIPAIEQNAGDRIAVYVPMSYGLGGFTLMVPRSRITPLDMPIEKAMSLAITGWVKADKEGEKK is encoded by the coding sequence ATGAAACAACTTCAGAAAATCTTCTTGCAAGGTCTCGTCACTTTTCTGCCAATTGCTCTGACTATTTATATTATCTATGCCGGCATCACTATTGTTGATAGCTTTTTAGGTGATTCTCTTCGTCGCATTCTGCCGATTTATATTCCGGGCTTGGGCTTTTTACTGACTGTGGCTTTAATCATGTTGTTGGGCTTAGCCTTAAACAACTTATTAACTGGCGGTCTTTTTCAAAAACTTGAGCAACGCATGACTCAAGTTCCGTTTATTAAAGCAATCTATTCCCCGCTTCGTGACCTGATGAATTTATTTTCTAAGGGCGGCGGACCTGGTGGTTTACAAAAGGTCGTCTTCGTAGACATGGGTGAAACCGGTGTCCGCGTTTTGGGTCTTGTGACTCGAGAAAATTTTAAAGATATTCCTGCCATTGAACAAAACGCCGGGGATCGCATCGCCGTTTACGTGCCGATGAGTTATGGTCTTGGTGGATTTACCTTGATGGTACCTCGTTCCCGCATCACACCGTTAGATATGCCAATTGAAAAAGCCATGAGCTTAGCTATCACAGGCTGGGTGAAAGCTGATAAAGAAGGCGAGAAAAAATAA
- a CDS encoding S8 family serine peptidase, which translates to MKPILKTLFIAVVTVSSAAFARPEAKVVPGEYLVKFKASSGGASIAHQKIQGKATLKANFHGLGMMQINMKAGPDEKANFEALKNDPDVEYIEPNYVLEKSDVVVSESFERQSYEQFSNSSFASTNPAVYSQNNANTGIDSAWPVLTALDGSHGKIVVAVIDTGLDKNHDVFKAYNSNGSGGTGSLWVNPIEANGSAGVDDDQNGYVDDINGWNFINNSGNFADDDDHGTHVAGIVVGASQNIFARPLQESKIQIMPLKFLDGAGSGSTSNAIRAIYYAVNNGAKVINNSWGGASYSRALHDAITYAYDHKVLVVCAAGNYASDNDAYPMYPANYDVPSNLSVGSTTRFDDLSSFSNYGANTVHIGSPGEYIESTVPGNQMMKMHGTSMAAPFVAGVAALAMREAPSLSGYQIKELILRTGDTNGYLSSLISTSSRIDALYLLQEAQQMVSTASSQPGYKPSYLSERAPASESSGGGGGCGLVKAVTENGPGSGRGSGGGAGVVIGLLMMPLVFWQALRSREPKSKRKYERFKMSSEIRVMVGDKELVGNVNTISEGGLSFNTEAALEKGGIVTMRIQSPDGHESIEVQGHVVWNEKNQAYGVQFDNAKQGALAMIRDWSASLVKSN; encoded by the coding sequence GTGAAACCGATTCTAAAGACGCTTTTTATTGCTGTTGTAACTGTAAGCTCTGCAGCCTTCGCTCGCCCCGAAGCTAAAGTGGTTCCAGGAGAATACCTTGTGAAGTTTAAGGCTTCCTCAGGCGGTGCTTCTATTGCCCACCAAAAGATTCAAGGAAAGGCGACTTTAAAAGCCAATTTCCATGGCCTGGGCATGATGCAAATCAATATGAAGGCCGGTCCCGATGAAAAAGCCAATTTCGAAGCTTTAAAAAATGACCCCGATGTTGAATACATTGAGCCTAACTACGTTTTAGAAAAGTCTGATGTTGTCGTCAGTGAGTCTTTTGAACGCCAATCTTACGAACAATTTTCTAATAGTTCTTTTGCATCCACAAATCCCGCGGTGTATTCGCAAAATAATGCCAATACAGGTATTGATTCAGCGTGGCCTGTTTTAACTGCGTTAGATGGCAGCCATGGCAAAATCGTTGTTGCCGTGATCGATACTGGTTTAGACAAGAATCATGATGTCTTTAAAGCTTATAACTCAAATGGCTCTGGCGGGACGGGATCGTTGTGGGTGAATCCAATTGAAGCTAATGGTTCCGCAGGCGTTGATGATGACCAGAACGGTTATGTTGATGACATCAACGGTTGGAACTTTATTAATAACTCAGGCAACTTTGCTGATGACGATGATCACGGAACCCACGTAGCGGGGATCGTTGTCGGGGCTTCGCAAAATATTTTTGCTCGTCCACTGCAAGAATCAAAAATCCAAATCATGCCTTTAAAATTCTTAGACGGGGCGGGTTCTGGGTCCACTTCCAACGCGATTCGTGCGATTTATTACGCTGTTAATAACGGTGCAAAAGTCATTAATAATTCTTGGGGAGGCGCTTCTTACAGTCGTGCCCTTCATGATGCGATCACTTATGCTTACGATCATAAAGTTTTAGTCGTCTGTGCTGCCGGAAACTATGCTAGTGATAACGACGCTTATCCGATGTACCCGGCAAACTATGATGTTCCAAGCAATCTTTCAGTGGGTTCAACCACGCGCTTTGATGATCTTTCAAGTTTTTCAAATTATGGCGCAAATACAGTTCATATTGGTAGCCCGGGTGAATATATCGAAAGTACTGTTCCTGGTAATCAGATGATGAAGATGCACGGAACAAGTATGGCCGCTCCGTTTGTTGCGGGGGTGGCAGCTCTTGCGATGCGTGAAGCTCCCTCATTATCTGGCTATCAGATTAAAGAATTAATATTAAGAACGGGTGATACGAACGGTTATCTTAGCAGTTTGATCTCCACAAGTTCCCGCATTGATGCCCTTTACTTACTGCAAGAAGCCCAACAAATGGTGTCGACAGCTTCTTCGCAGCCTGGTTACAAGCCGTCTTATTTGTCTGAGCGGGCTCCGGCGTCTGAGTCTTCAGGCGGTGGCGGTGGCTGCGGTTTAGTAAAAGCGGTGACTGAAAATGGCCCGGGTTCAGGCAGAGGTTCTGGCGGTGGTGCGGGTGTCGTAATTGGCTTACTGATGATGCCACTGGTGTTCTGGCAGGCTTTAAGAAGCCGTGAACCGAAATCAAAACGTAAATACGAACGCTTTAAAATGAGTTCTGAAATCCGCGTGATGGTGGGTGATAAAGAACTTGTGGGTAACGTGAACACGATCTCTGAAGGTGGTTTGTCGTTTAATACCGAAGCTGCTCTTGAAAAAGGCGGCATCGTTACAATGCGAATCCAAAGCCCAGACGGTCACGAGTCCATCGAAGTGCAAGGTCACGTCGTATGGAACGAGAAAAACCAAGCTTACGGAGTGCAGTTCGATAATGCTAAGCAGGGCGCCCTTGCCATGATTAGGGATTGGTCTGCTAGCTTAGTTAAAAGTAATTAG
- a CDS encoding response regulator, translating into MQQAEIKKRQLENKKILVVDDNIDNQRLMSRMLQLAGAVTAVAKDGEEGVEKALHENFDAILMDLQMPVKNGLDATSELRSQSYQKPIIAVTAHGKGDKERCMEIGFSDFLEKPLEKDFLIKSVLKVLA; encoded by the coding sequence ATGCAGCAAGCGGAAATTAAAAAACGTCAGCTAGAAAATAAAAAGATATTAGTCGTCGATGACAACATTGATAACCAGAGACTTATGAGTCGTATGTTGCAACTTGCGGGAGCAGTGACAGCAGTAGCTAAAGACGGCGAAGAAGGAGTTGAAAAAGCTCTTCATGAAAATTTCGATGCTATTCTGATGGATTTGCAAATGCCTGTGAAAAACGGATTGGATGCGACTTCAGAACTGCGCAGTCAATCCTATCAAAAACCCATCATCGCAGTGACGGCCCATGGAAAAGGGGATAAAGAACGCTGCATGGAAATTGGATTTAGTGATTTTCTAGAAAAGCCTTTAGAAAAGGACTTTCTAATTAAGTCCGTTCTAAAGGTTCTTGCTTAA
- the mgtE gene encoding magnesium transporter: MDNDNQVLEKDLQEQEEVLSLTETWSALSPAERREKFKELPRTEAEELFLSLRTHDQAELIAEAAPLEKRGWIRLLAPDDVADLIQEIGLDQKDDLLSLLDPQTRREVTVLLAYAEDAAGGLMSSRFCRLRPEMTVDEAISYIRIQAKTHVETIYYAYVLDSEQKLLGVVSFRELFSATPGRKIEEIMQTDVLKVPVEMDQEQIGRIFAQQDLMAVPVVDETGIMKGIVTFDDVATAIQEEATEDIHKIGAVETLDAPYLKISMAEMLKKRGGWLLILFLGEMFTATAMAFFEDELAKAIVLSMFIPLIISSGGNSGSQASTILIRSIALGEVRLRDWWRVLGREILTGLCLGVLLGAIGFIRIMLWPNRETLYTEHYMMVAATVCVSVMGVVLWGTISGSMLPFILKKVGFDPASASAPAVATLVDVTGLVIYFTVASFLLHGILL, from the coding sequence ATGGATAACGACAACCAGGTCCTTGAAAAAGATCTTCAAGAGCAAGAAGAAGTCTTAAGCTTGACTGAGACCTGGTCGGCGCTTTCCCCCGCTGAACGTCGTGAGAAATTCAAAGAGCTTCCTCGAACTGAAGCTGAAGAGCTTTTCCTTAGTCTTAGGACCCATGACCAGGCCGAATTAATTGCTGAAGCAGCCCCGCTAGAAAAGCGTGGTTGGATTCGCCTTCTTGCCCCCGATGACGTGGCCGATTTGATTCAAGAAATCGGATTAGATCAAAAAGATGATTTATTGTCGCTATTAGATCCGCAAACCCGTCGTGAAGTGACGGTGCTATTAGCTTATGCCGAAGACGCTGCGGGGGGATTGATGAGTTCCCGTTTCTGTCGTCTTCGTCCCGAGATGACTGTGGATGAAGCGATTAGCTACATCCGCATTCAAGCTAAGACCCACGTTGAAACAATCTATTACGCTTACGTTTTAGATTCTGAGCAAAAGCTTCTGGGCGTGGTTTCATTCCGTGAACTTTTCTCTGCCACTCCGGGCAGAAAAATTGAAGAGATCATGCAAACCGACGTGCTTAAAGTCCCTGTTGAAATGGACCAAGAGCAAATCGGCCGTATCTTTGCGCAACAAGATTTAATGGCCGTACCGGTTGTTGATGAAACAGGCATCATGAAAGGTATCGTTACTTTCGATGACGTGGCGACAGCAATCCAAGAAGAAGCCACGGAAGATATCCATAAAATCGGTGCCGTTGAAACTTTAGACGCGCCTTATTTAAAAATCTCGATGGCAGAAATGCTTAAAAAGCGTGGCGGTTGGTTATTGATCCTCTTTTTAGGGGAAATGTTCACTGCGACGGCAATGGCCTTTTTTGAAGATGAGTTAGCGAAAGCCATCGTGCTATCGATGTTCATTCCTTTGATCATCAGCTCTGGTGGTAACTCTGGTTCCCAAGCTTCCACAATCTTAATTCGTTCAATCGCTCTTGGCGAGGTTCGCCTGCGCGACTGGTGGCGTGTATTAGGTCGCGAGATTCTGACGGGACTTTGCCTGGGCGTGCTTCTGGGTGCGATTGGATTTATTCGTATTATGCTTTGGCCAAACCGTGAAACCCTTTATACCGAGCACTACATGATGGTCGCTGCTACTGTCTGTGTGAGCGTGATGGGTGTCGTATTATGGGGTACGATTTCAGGCTCCATGCTTCCATTCATTCTTAAAAAAGTGGGCTTTGACCCCGCTTCTGCTTCTGCTCCTGCGGTTGCGACCCTGGTAGACGTGACGGGACTTGTGATCTATTTCACAGTGGCGAGCTTCTTACTTCATGGAATTTTACTTTAA
- a CDS encoding ABC transporter ATP-binding protein has protein sequence MSKNFSKASQRYLSDGDTKKEGGYSPTLFETLKFAYNPFLTRIAICLALGVIGRGLLLANTNIIGYWVDNLVGKPTPLSGFDSGDFVTLLCGMAVTGFAFTLVFRVGFSRLSALAISSFYDEVTLRTSRLPMGFFDNTPAGRIITRFSSDYGNVFRLFGGPLAEFLSIIFDLTMMVILITVANPIYLLFVGLIGVMNYLVYRLNRDKLRASRRELSASRSPSIAHFAETTQGASTIRSFSRQKSFAERFDRLDRYFLTQKLNTSKNLFSFSFQMNSLTALLLLITGVSAYFMVDYGWATVGSVGVAFSFIALSGNTVQMFFEWLTQFEEAMIGVERLDQYMRMETEAGNHLPSTAKFTTGHAVYSESVEKYLSTRRLTDNRNASVEVKDLWFKYRDDLPWVLKGVDFQVKAGERLGIVGRTGSGKSSLIQALFYLYPLSQGFISINEHQPKLKEDAHGVDLNLYRQSLAFIAQEPILFQGSLRFNLDIKDNLPDQKLWEVLEQVGLRAWVEAQPGKLLMKIEERGKNLSLGERQLLCMARCLLQDAPIVIMDEATSSVDPQSEEIMVKATEEFFSDRTQIIIAHRLSTLAKCDRILWLQNGEIVALGPTQEVLPKFKNAELV, from the coding sequence ATGTCTAAGAATTTTAGCAAAGCCTCGCAAAGATACCTTTCTGATGGCGATACCAAAAAAGAAGGCGGCTATAGCCCCACCCTTTTTGAAACCCTGAAATTTGCTTATAATCCCTTTCTAACTCGCATTGCGATCTGCTTAGCCTTAGGTGTTATTGGGCGTGGTTTGTTATTAGCAAATACAAACATCATCGGATATTGGGTTGATAACTTAGTTGGTAAACCCACGCCGTTAAGCGGTTTTGATTCCGGTGATTTCGTTACTTTATTATGTGGGATGGCGGTCACTGGCTTCGCTTTTACATTGGTTTTCCGCGTGGGCTTTTCTCGATTATCGGCCTTAGCAATTTCTTCATTCTATGATGAAGTGACCTTAAGAACATCACGCCTGCCGATGGGATTCTTTGACAACACGCCGGCTGGCCGAATTATCACGCGTTTTTCTAGCGACTATGGAAACGTATTTCGCTTGTTCGGTGGTCCCTTAGCCGAGTTTCTTTCAATCATCTTCGATCTTACGATGATGGTGATTCTAATCACTGTTGCAAATCCGATTTATTTGCTTTTTGTCGGGTTAATCGGTGTCATGAACTATCTTGTGTATCGCTTAAACCGCGATAAACTGCGCGCTTCCCGCCGCGAACTTTCTGCAAGTCGATCCCCAAGTATTGCGCACTTTGCTGAAACGACTCAAGGGGCTAGCACGATACGGTCGTTCAGCCGTCAAAAATCTTTTGCGGAACGATTTGATCGCTTAGATCGCTATTTCCTAACGCAAAAATTGAACACCTCAAAAAACCTATTTAGCTTTTCATTTCAAATGAACAGTTTAACAGCCCTGTTATTACTGATCACCGGGGTTTCTGCTTACTTTATGGTGGATTATGGATGGGCCACAGTGGGTTCGGTGGGCGTGGCGTTTAGTTTCATTGCACTTTCCGGAAACACTGTGCAAATGTTCTTTGAGTGGTTAACGCAATTTGAAGAAGCGATGATTGGTGTTGAACGCTTAGATCAATACATGCGCATGGAAACAGAAGCCGGCAATCACCTTCCATCCACAGCTAAATTTACAACAGGCCACGCGGTTTATTCTGAATCCGTTGAAAAATATCTTTCGACTCGCCGTCTGACTGACAATCGCAATGCTTCGGTGGAAGTCAAAGACCTGTGGTTTAAATACCGCGATGACCTGCCCTGGGTTCTTAAAGGTGTTGATTTTCAAGTTAAAGCCGGTGAACGTTTAGGCATCGTGGGTCGCACAGGTTCTGGTAAATCAAGCCTGATCCAAGCACTGTTTTACCTTTACCCGTTAAGCCAGGGTTTTATTTCGATCAATGAACATCAGCCGAAATTAAAAGAAGATGCCCACGGTGTGGATTTAAATCTTTACCGACAATCTTTGGCTTTTATCGCGCAAGAACCGATCTTATTCCAAGGTTCGTTGCGCTTTAACTTAGATATCAAAGACAACCTTCCTGATCAAAAACTATGGGAAGTTTTAGAACAAGTGGGTTTACGTGCGTGGGTCGAAGCTCAGCCCGGTAAATTACTTATGAAGATTGAAGAACGTGGGAAGAATTTATCCCTTGGCGAAAGACAGCTTCTTTGTATGGCTCGCTGTCTTTTGCAAGATGCTCCGATTGTGATCATGGATGAGGCAACAAGTTCTGTTGATCCGCAGTCTGAAGAAATCATGGTCAAGGCTACAGAAGAGTTTTTCTCGGACCGTACCCAGATCATCATTGCCCATCGTCTTTCGACCCTGGCAAAATGTGATAGAATCCTGTGGCTGCAGAATGGTGAAATCGTTGCTTTGGGGCCAACCCAAGAGGTTCTTCCGAAGTTTAAAAATGCAGAACTGGTCTAA